DNA sequence from the Schlegelella aquatica genome:
CACACCTACAGGGAATGCCCGTAAGGCTTGTCGCTCTCGCGACAAGCCTTCGAGGGCGCGCCCGTCATGCGGTCGGCAGCACATGGTGGGCGAACTCCTCGCGCAGCTTCAGCTTCTGGATCTTTCCGGTCGCGGTGTGCGGTATCTCGTCGACGAACACCACGTCGTCGGGGATCTGCCACTTGGCGATCTTGCCTTCGTAGTACGCGAGCATCTCCTCGCGCGTGAGCGACTGGCCCGGCTTGCGCACCACCACCAGCAGAGGGCGTTCATCCCACTTCGGATGCTTGCAGGCGATCGCGGCCGCCTCGTGGACCGCCGGGTGCGACATCGCGATGTTCTCGAGGTCGATCGAGCTGATCCATTCGCCGCCCGACTTGATGACGTCCTTCGACCGGTCGGTGATCTGCATGTAGGCGTCGGCGTCGATCGTCGCCACGTCGCCGGTGGGGAACCAGCCGTCGAGCAACGGCGATTCATCACGTTTGAAGTAGCGCTCGATGACCCACGGCCCTCGCACCACCAGGTTGCCGGAGGCCTTGCCGTCCCACGGCAGCTCGCGGCCGGCGTCGTCGACGATCTTCATGTCGATGCCGTAGATCACCTTGCCCTGCTTCTCCAGGATGTGGCGCTGCTGCTCGACCGGCAGGTCGCGGTGCTTGGCCTTCAGTTTGGACAGCGTGCCCAGCGGCGAGAGTTCGGTCATGCCCCAGGCATGGATCACCTCGACGTTGAACTCGTCCTCCAGGGTGCGCATCATCGCGGGCGGGCATGCCGACCCGCCGATCACGGTGCGCCTGAACGTGCTGAACTTGAGCCCGTTCTGTTTCATGTAGGTGATGAGGCCGAGCCAGACCGTAGGCACCCCCGCGCTGAAGGTGACCTTCTCCGACTCGAACAGCTCGTACAGGGACTTCCCGTCCAGGTGGGGCCCGGGGAACACGAGCTTGGCGCCCACCAGCGCGCCGGAGTAAGGCAGCCCCCAGGCGTTGACGTGGAACATCGGCACGACCGGCAGGATGACGTCCTTCGCCGAGCAGTCCATGGCGTCCGGCAGCGCCGAGGCGTACGCATGCAGGATGGTCGAGCGGTGGCTGTACACCGCCCCCTTGGGATTGCCGGTGGTCCCGGACGTGTAGCAGATGCTCGACGCGCTGTTCTCGTCGAACTCGGGCCAGCGGTACTCGCCGCTCTCGGCCTCGACCAGCTCGTCATAGCACTCGAGGTCCAGCGACGAGGAAGCCGGCATGTGGGCCCGATCCGTCATCAGGACGAAGTGCTGCACGCTTCTCAGGTGGGGCGCAAGCTTCTCGACGAGCGGCAGGAAGGTCAGGTCGAAGCACAGCACCCGGTCTTCGGCGTCGTTGATGATCCAGGCGATCTGCTCCGGGAACAGGCGGGGGTTGATGGTATGGCACACCAGGCCGGAGCCGGAGGTGCCGTAGTAGATCTCGAAGTGGCGGTAGCCGTTCCAGGCCAGCGTGCCCACCCGGTCCCCCGGTTCGCATCCCAGACGCCCCAGGGCCTGCGCAACCTTGCGAGCCCGCAACTCGGCGTCGCGGTAGGTGTAGCGGTGGATGTCGCCTTCGACGCGCTTGGAGACGATCTCGGCATCGCCATGGTGCCGTGCAGCATGCACCAGCAGCGACGAAATCATCAGCGGCATTTGCATCATCTGACCCATCAGGCGGGGCATGGCGAGACTCCTTGCGGTATCGATTGATGTCGCGGTCATGATAGGAACGTGGTGCGGTGCAGCGTCTGCGGTTTTCCCTAGGCGCCTGTCGCTGAAGCGACAGGCCGCTCGGCCCGCGGGCCCACGCCCCCCGCCCCCGGGCGGGGATGACGCCTGCCCCGGGCAGGGGGCGATAGCCACGCGGGGGCAAAGAGATAGGTCGCTGGCTACACTGCCCGCATGAGCCCCGCCGTGGACCGCCGCCGCGTCGCCTCGCCGCGCGACCTGACCTTGATCAACCGCTACGCCGCGCTCGGACCGGCCTTCGGCACCGCCCTGGCGGCACAGCCCGTCCCTGCCCCCTACTGGGTCGCCACCAGCGACACTGCCGCCCGCTGGCTGGGCTGGCCGCCGGACTGGTGGTGCCGCCCGGAGTGGGAGGCGCTGGAAGTGTGCAGCGGCCACCGCGTCTGGCCGGGTATGGAGCCCACCGCCACCGTCTACAGCGGCCACCAGTTCGGCGTCTGGGCCGGACAGCTGGGCGATGGCCGGGCGCTCCTGCTGGGCGAGCTCGACGTGGGCGACGGCTCGGGAGTGGAGGTGCAGATCAAAGGCAGCGGGCGCACCCCCTACTCCCGCATGGGCGACGGGCGGGCCGTGCTCCGCTCATCGATCCGGGAGTTCCTGTGTTCGGAAGCGATGCACCACCTCGGCATTCCGACGACCCGGGCGCTCGCGGTGGTGGGGTCGCCCCTGCCGGTGCGGCGCGAGCAGGTCGAAACCGCCGCAGTCGTCACCCGCCTGGCGCCCTCGTTCCTGCGCTTCGGCCATTTCGAGCACTTCTGTCACCACGACCGCCCCGGGGATTTGCGGCGGCTGGCGGACTACGCGCTCGAGCGCTACTTCCCCGACTGCCGCAGCGCGGCGAACCCCTATGCCGCCTTGCTGGAGGAGGTCACCCGCCGCACCGCTTCGTTGATGGCGGACTGGCAGGCGGTCGGCTTCTGCCACGGCGTCATGAACACGGACAACATGTCCCTCCTCGGGCTCACGATCGACTATGGGCCGTTCGGCTTTCTCGACGGGTTCGACCCCGCTCACGTCTGTAACCACTCCGACCACCACGGTCGCTATGCCTACAACCGGCAGCCGAATGTGGCCTTCTGGAACCTCCATGCCCTGGCGCAGGCGCTGCTGCCGCTCATCGGCGACATGGATGCCACCCTCGCCGCGCTGGAGCCGTACAGGTCGGAGTTCCCCCGCGCGCTCGAAGCCCGTATGCGCGCCAAGCTCGGGCTTGCGACCGAGGAGCCCGACGACCGCACCCTGATAGAAGACCTGCTCCAGTTGATGGCTCAGGAGCGCACCGACTACACGATCGCCTGGCGGCGGCTGTGCGACTTTCGCCTGGACGACGACTCGCGCAACACCACAGTGCGCGACCTCTTCATCGACCGGGCCGCCTTCGACGCCTGGGCCGTGCGCTACCGGGAGCGTCTGCTGCGAGAAGGCAGCCGCG
Encoded proteins:
- a CDS encoding 3-(methylthio)propionyl-CoA ligase codes for the protein MPRLMGQMMQMPLMISSLLVHAARHHGDAEIVSKRVEGDIHRYTYRDAELRARKVAQALGRLGCEPGDRVGTLAWNGYRHFEIYYGTSGSGLVCHTINPRLFPEQIAWIINDAEDRVLCFDLTFLPLVEKLAPHLRSVQHFVLMTDRAHMPASSSLDLECYDELVEAESGEYRWPEFDENSASSICYTSGTTGNPKGAVYSHRSTILHAYASALPDAMDCSAKDVILPVVPMFHVNAWGLPYSGALVGAKLVFPGPHLDGKSLYELFESEKVTFSAGVPTVWLGLITYMKQNGLKFSTFRRTVIGGSACPPAMMRTLEDEFNVEVIHAWGMTELSPLGTLSKLKAKHRDLPVEQQRHILEKQGKVIYGIDMKIVDDAGRELPWDGKASGNLVVRGPWVIERYFKRDESPLLDGWFPTGDVATIDADAYMQITDRSKDVIKSGGEWISSIDLENIAMSHPAVHEAAAIACKHPKWDERPLLVVVRKPGQSLTREEMLAYYEGKIAKWQIPDDVVFVDEIPHTATGKIQKLKLREEFAHHVLPTA
- a CDS encoding protein adenylyltransferase SelO codes for the protein MSPAVDRRRVASPRDLTLINRYAALGPAFGTALAAQPVPAPYWVATSDTAARWLGWPPDWWCRPEWEALEVCSGHRVWPGMEPTATVYSGHQFGVWAGQLGDGRALLLGELDVGDGSGVEVQIKGSGRTPYSRMGDGRAVLRSSIREFLCSEAMHHLGIPTTRALAVVGSPLPVRREQVETAAVVTRLAPSFLRFGHFEHFCHHDRPGDLRRLADYALERYFPDCRSAANPYAALLEEVTRRTASLMADWQAVGFCHGVMNTDNMSLLGLTIDYGPFGFLDGFDPAHVCNHSDHHGRYAYNRQPNVAFWNLHALAQALLPLIGDMDATLAALEPYRSEFPRALEARMRAKLGLATEEPDDRTLIEDLLQLMAQERTDYTIAWRRLCDFRLDDDSRNTTVRDLFIDRAAFDAWAVRYRERLLREGSRDDERRERMRRVNPKFILRNHLAEVAIRQAQQGDHEEVRRLLRVLERPYDEQPEHEAYAGFPPAWATEIEVSCSS